The genomic interval AGACCAACGATATGTCCTTGAAAAGGGGAGTGTAGTCAAGGAGCGATCGCAGTCAGTAAATCGAAAGCTGGCGTAAACAGGTGATTCGGTTTAGAATAGTTAGAGAATTTTTATCAGTGTCCGGTTTCAGGCGATAAAGTACATGGAAACAATGACTATAAACTCGAAGCAAAATCTCGTCATCATCAAGGACGAGGACAAAACGGATGAAATCCGACACATAAGTCTTAATAACGAACGCACTGTCGTAACCTATAAAAGCGGAAAATCATACCCTTATCTCCGGAGCAATGTTGATTTTTTATCAAACCCCGAATCTATACCAGTCGATAACTGCGGTGTTTTTATTGAAGGCGATCTTTTGTCTGATGTTGATGCGGTATTGCGCTTCGGACATTGGATAAAAATCTTTCACGGAACGGGAAGCAGCAGATGCTGCCGGTTATCTGAGTTTTACATTCAGCGGATGACCTCTCCGGATGGACGCAGCAAAGATGTTCTCGCGTATTTGCGCGAGCTTGCTGAATGTGTATCACTACGGACGGAAGAAGGTTCTTCACTTCTTGCGATGAAATACCGGCATCTGCACATCATTTCACAGAAAAGTATTCTTTTCAGTTTTCTTCGGGATAAACCTTCCATCCGTGATTCGAGTTCGTCAGGGGTCGATCTGAACCTGATATTACCCTTTGGCTGTAACATGAGCCAGAAAATGGCGCTTGAAAAAGCACTGCGGTATCCAGTATCCATAATCCAAGGACCGCCGGGTACTGGAAAAACGCAGACGATACTGAATTTAATTGGAAACATGCTGCTTGAAGGGAAAAAAGTAGCTGTGGTCTCCAGTAACAATTCCGCTACGGCAAACGTACTTGAGAAACTAAAAAAATACGAGCTGGATTTTGTAGCCGCATTTCTCGGCAGTGCTAAAAACAAAACGGCGTTTATAGAGGGTCAAACGGATACTCTGGGGCAACTGCCGGTTCTCCCCATTGGGCAGACAGCAGCTGTCTATAATAAAATTCGTAGTCTGAATCAGGAAATTGATAAAGGATTTAAACTAAAAAACGAGTTGTCTGGTGTTATTCAAAAGATCGATGCACTCAAACTAGAATTAACTCATTTTGAGAAATTCCGTCAGGAATTTGATGGCCGAAACTCAGACATAAGAGATCGGGCGTTTCAGCCTGAAACACCTGCACAGGATCTGATGAAATATTGGATGGCGTATGAAAGGAAAGCAAAACGCCAATATACTAAAAATCAAAGACAATCACCAGGCACTGCAGGAGCAACAGGCTGTCGTACCGGGATTTTGCAAAAGCTATTGTTGTTGCTGCGATTCGGTATGACCGGACGCGTTCTGTTTGATCTTGGCATCGAGGAACGGATTGCTATACTGCAAAAAGCCTACTACCTGCGCACAATAGAGGACCTGGAAAACAGACGTACAAAGCTGGAAGTTTCGCTGAAGGATTTTCGCTTTAATGAAAGTCTTGAACTGTTGACCGCCCTTTCAATGCGACTTCTAAAGCATCGTCTTGCAAAGCACTATAACAATAAAACGAGAAGGATTTTTGCCCTTCAGGATCTCTGGCAGCAGCCTGAATATTTCCTTGATGAATATCCTCTTATACTGAGCACGACTTTCTCAGTGATAACTTCGGTCCGGAATGGGTATATGTTTGACTGCGTTATTGTTGACGAAGCAAGCCAGGTTGATCTTTTGAACGGTGTTCTTGCCATGGGCTGTGCAAAAAAGCTTGTAATAGTCGGTGATCCCATGCAGCTTCCCAACGTATTGTCGGAACAGGATAAAGAAAAGGCCAGACAGGTAGTACAACGCTACGATGTACCGCACTACGCAAGGTATGAGGAACATAACCTGCTTTCTGCGGTGCGATCGGCTTTTTCTGAAATCCCTGAGACATTGCTGCGTGAACATTACCGGTGCCACCCGAAAATTATTCAGTTCTGTAACCAGCAGTTTTACGGGGGAGACCTGCTCATTATGACCAGCGATCAGGGTGAATCCGATGTCATAAAGGTTTATGTGACTGTGGAGGGCCGGCATGCACGGGGTACCTTCAATCAGCGTCAGATTGACGAAATTATAGAGAATGTTTTACCCGAGCTGGGGACGATTAATTCCTGTGATATCGGTATTGTCTCTCCTTACCGGGAACAGACCGCTCGAATACGGGCGACTATCGGTTCAGAGGAGATTGAAGTAGACACGGTACATAAGTATCAGGGCAGAGAAAAGCGCGTTATGATCATAACAACAGTGTCAAACGAAGCCAACGATTTCGTCGATAACCCGAATTTATTGAATGTAGCCATATCCAGGGCACAGGAGAAACTGCGGCTGGTTGTGTCAAAGGAGATGGCCGAGGGGAACGGCAATATTGCCGATTTTGTCCGCTATATACAATACAGCAATGGTGATGTTATTCCCGGCAGGGTCCGTTCTGTTTTTGATCTTCTGTATACCGAATACACTGCAGCTCGTAAAGACGCATTTAAAAAGCTAAAACGGATTTCGAAATATGATTCCGAAAACCTTGCCTACGCTGAGATTGAGGCAGTCTTGGATGAGGGCCCTTATAAGGGCTGTGGCATTCTTTTCCAGTTCCCTTTGTGGATGCTGGTAAGGGATACAGGTCACTTAAGTCCCGAGGAATCTGCCTATGCCTCCCATCCCTGGACACGAACCGATTTTCTCATTTATCGCAAGGTCGACAAGAGTCCGGTTTTGGTAATTGAAGTGGACGGATTCGCATTTCACCGGAAAGGCTCACGCCAGGCAGAGCGTGATGCACTGAAGGATTCAGTTTTAAAGAAATCGGGACTGTCGGTCCTTCGTCTGTCTACTACCGGAAGCAGCGAGAGGAGCAGGATTAGGAAGGATTTACAAAAAGCAATCCTGGTAAAAGCATCCTCCACTACATAACATAATACAAGCCCAGGAAAAAGCAGCGACGCTTTCAAAAGCAGATAAATACCAGTTTATATCTTGCTTAACCATAAAGCAGGTAAGAAAATTTATTAACATATAAGATTATTTATCCTCCATAGCGGAATCTTTACATCCATAAACACCTAAGTGCTTACATATTCGACACATACTTTTCTGGCACGCTTTCTGCATTAACATAGGTATCAATCACAATAAAAGGAGTTGTATATGAAAAGACTTATTGGAATGATCCTCCTCATCGTTCTGTGCTCTGCGGGGCTGACGGCCCAGGATATCGTTTTCGGCGTAAAGGGCGGGCTTAACCTGGGCTGGTTCAGCGGCAACAACTGGGACGATTATGTGGAATCCGCGGAAGTGTATTACGGCATCGACATAAAGGAGCAGCTGCACCCGGCGCTGCACGCGGGGTTGTACCTGGAATCCATGCTTAGCCCGAACATCGGGATTGTGACGGAGTTGAACTTTACCCAGTACGGCCAGGATTACGAGTATTCCTACGCCGGTATTGACGTTGAGGGCAAATATTCAATAAACGCCATAGAAGTCCCGGTACTGCTGAAGATTGCAGCACGACCGGTTGGCGGTTTCTACGGTCTTGCCGGGCCATCAATCATTTTTTTGCCGGGGGACCTGGAGTTCGAAGAGAGCGGAGGCGGTGTTACCGTTGAAGGGAGCCAAACCCCGGATAATCCGATTGTACTGGGGCTGACGGCTGGGGTGGGCTACGGATTTATCATGAACCAGGG from Marispirochaeta sp. carries:
- a CDS encoding AAA domain-containing protein, encoding METMTINSKQNLVIIKDEDKTDEIRHISLNNERTVVTYKSGKSYPYLRSNVDFLSNPESIPVDNCGVFIEGDLLSDVDAVLRFGHWIKIFHGTGSSRCCRLSEFYIQRMTSPDGRSKDVLAYLRELAECVSLRTEEGSSLLAMKYRHLHIISQKSILFSFLRDKPSIRDSSSSGVDLNLILPFGCNMSQKMALEKALRYPVSIIQGPPGTGKTQTILNLIGNMLLEGKKVAVVSSNNSATANVLEKLKKYELDFVAAFLGSAKNKTAFIEGQTDTLGQLPVLPIGQTAAVYNKIRSLNQEIDKGFKLKNELSGVIQKIDALKLELTHFEKFRQEFDGRNSDIRDRAFQPETPAQDLMKYWMAYERKAKRQYTKNQRQSPGTAGATGCRTGILQKLLLLLRFGMTGRVLFDLGIEERIAILQKAYYLRTIEDLENRRTKLEVSLKDFRFNESLELLTALSMRLLKHRLAKHYNNKTRRIFALQDLWQQPEYFLDEYPLILSTTFSVITSVRNGYMFDCVIVDEASQVDLLNGVLAMGCAKKLVIVGDPMQLPNVLSEQDKEKARQVVQRYDVPHYARYEEHNLLSAVRSAFSEIPETLLREHYRCHPKIIQFCNQQFYGGDLLIMTSDQGESDVIKVYVTVEGRHARGTFNQRQIDEIIENVLPELGTINSCDIGIVSPYREQTARIRATIGSEEIEVDTVHKYQGREKRVMIITTVSNEANDFVDNPNLLNVAISRAQEKLRLVVSKEMAEGNGNIADFVRYIQYSNGDVIPGRVRSVFDLLYTEYTAARKDAFKKLKRISKYDSENLAYAEIEAVLDEGPYKGCGILFQFPLWMLVRDTGHLSPEESAYASHPWTRTDFLIYRKVDKSPVLVIEVDGFAFHRKGSRQAERDALKDSVLKKSGLSVLRLSTTGSSERSRIRKDLQKAILVKASSTT
- a CDS encoding porin family protein, which translates into the protein MKRLIGMILLIVLCSAGLTAQDIVFGVKGGLNLGWFSGNNWDDYVESAEVYYGIDIKEQLHPALHAGLYLESMLSPNIGIVTELNFTQYGQDYEYSYAGIDVEGKYSINAIEVPVLLKIAARPVGGFYGLAGPSIIFLPGDLEFEESGGGVTVEGSQTPDNPIVLGLTAGVGYGFIMNQGVLSLEARYGRNLTDAFDADKDPFDVNSFKLLLGYGFVL